A single genomic interval of Aedes aegypti strain LVP_AGWG chromosome 1, AaegL5.0 Primary Assembly, whole genome shotgun sequence harbors:
- the LOC110679292 gene encoding uncharacterized protein LOC110679292, producing the protein MSGSWRESDISSPEESFEKDESVENGKMAEEAAMAMPVLDSARGALKKAKQVKAKRGKAASKWLSGSWPLQQFDGELPLNKRKAEWIRFRNQFERIVACKEPVDPVVQLTGLKIFAGSYLLSVIEAQENLLVGADNIYSATITALNRYFDQTCDYTKERMKFREMRMVASEPFVDWVLRLENQAKFCEFDPEQRYEEFSQALIRRSVPEIATKLYEMSDVFHNDLERIMAHGRHLDYIRLETEEVKLNAKVETSTNAEGVNEANLMKPVNAVFNQMSGSSSMRYGSRRESHSKGNGAVRFRNVGMRNGSGHYSANNRNCSKCGRIHGFKDCRAHRVKCYACGKEGHFAEFCFSRTKDDLQNKRGRVEGGETYKSEVGRINQVR; encoded by the exons ATGAGTGGATCGTGGCGTGAGAGCGACATTTCATCGCCAGAAGAGTCGTTTGAAAAAGATGAAAGTGTTGAGAATGGGAAAATGGCTGAAGAAGCTGCGATGGCAATGCCTGTGTTGGATAGTGCTCGTGGTGCATTGAAAAAGGCAAAACAAGTGAAAGCAAAACGGGGAAAAGCCGCTTCGAAATGGCTTTCAGGATCATGGCCGCTTCAACAGTTTGATGGGGAATTGCCTCTGAATAAACGTAAAGCCGAATGGATACGGTTCCGGAACCAGTTTGAGCGAATCGTCGCCTGTAAGGAACCAGTTGATCCCGTTGTGCAGCTGACGggattgaaaatatttgccGGCAGTTACCTACTGAGCGTAATCGAAGCTCAGGAAAATTTGCTGGTTGGTGCGGATAACATTTACAGCGCTACGATCACAGCGCTGAACAG gtattttgatcaaacttgCGACTATACTAAGGAGAGGATGAAGTTCCGAGAAATGCGAATGGTTGCTTCTGAGCCTTTCGTTGACTGGGTGTTGCGATTGGAAAATCAGGCAAAGTTTTGTGAGTTCGATCCTGAGCAACGTTATGAAGAATTCTCCCAGGCGCTGATCAGGCGCTCTGTGCCGGAAATCGCAACCAAGCTTTATGAAATGAGCGATGTGTTTCACAACGATCTTGAGCGGATTATGGCCCACGGTAGACACCTTGATTATATCCGACTGGAAACAGAGGAGGTTAAACTAAATGCAAAGGTAGAAACTAGCACCAATGCAGAGGGTGTGAATGAAGCGAATTTGATGAAGCCTGTTAACGCAGTATTCAATCAGATGTCAGGATCAAGTTCAATGCGCTATGGTTCTCGTCGTGAATCACACTCGAAGGGGAATGGTGCAGTTCGGTTCCGTAACGTGGGTATGCGTAATGGATCAGGACACTATAGCGCTAACAACCGCAATTGCTCGAAATGCGGAAGAATCCACGGTTTCAAGGACTGCAGGGCTCATCGCGTCAAATGCTACGCATGTGGAAAAGAGGGTCATTTCGCTGAGTTTTGTTTCTCAAGAACCAAAGACGATCTACAGAATAAACGAGGACGCGTTGAAGGTGGCGAAACGTATAAATCTGAGGTTGGAAGGATCAATCAGGTAAGATAG